A window of the Phaseolus vulgaris cultivar G19833 chromosome 5, P. vulgaris v2.0, whole genome shotgun sequence genome harbors these coding sequences:
- the LOC137834073 gene encoding uncharacterized protein, whose protein sequence is MEEASEGVSPMEEVSEETSPEAPDGATHIREGCRSESRAESVRDRRPQPVDNVVERQIGGKVFKLGRLRSQEEQDEVAAVISRHLDAFAWSASDMPGIDPDFLSHYLTMDPKVRPVRQRRRKFNKERRLVVQEETKQLLSVGHIREIQYPEWLANVVLVKKANGKWRMCVDFTDLNKACPKDSYPLPSINALVDSASGCKMLSFLDAFSGYN, encoded by the coding sequence ATGGAAGAAGCATCCGAGGGTGTCTCGCCCATGGAGGAAGTATCAGAGGAGACCTCGCCTGAAGCACCCGATGGGGCGACGCATATAAGAGAAGGCTGCAGAAGCGAGTCTCGTGCAGAGAGTGTGCGAGACAGGCGACCCCAACCAGTAGACAACGTGGTTGAGAGGCAGATTGGTGGCAAGGTTTTCAAGTTGGGACGCTTGCGGAGCCAAGAAGAGCAGGATGAAGTGGCGGCGGTGATCTCGCGCCACCTAGACGcattcgcatggtccgcctcagacATGCCAGGTATCGACCCAGACTTCCTAAGCCACTACCTCACCATGGATCCCAAGGTCCGCCcggtacgacagaggaggaggaagttcaacaaGGAGAGGCGCCTCGTCGTGCAGGAGGAGACGAAGCAATTGCTAAGTGttgggcacatcagggagatccaataccctgagtggctggccaatgttgtcttagtgaagaaggcgaatggaaagtggagaatgtgcgtcgacttTACGGatttgaataaggcgtgccctaAAGATTCGTACCCCTTACCTAGCATCAACGCATTGGTGGATAGCGCTTCAGGAtgcaagatgctgagtttcttAGACGCATTTTCGGGGTACAAttag
- the LOC137834074 gene encoding uncharacterized protein, with product MRTTRPSSTRIESGDKTMQQVMDMMQGLQEEMAASKVEQERMQADLAASQARNEEICRTNEELRRELRNNSRLRDADEHECFTPPREFSTPFSESILEAVIPNTFVGPKVTFAGMEDSEAHLTAFHTQMMLVGGSDAVRCKLFMSTLTGMAMDWFISLLDGLITSFTQLSQLFREQYLANRAPPPVSYDLFDVKQYQGETLKEYINRFGAQVVKVGTIEEPMIVYAFRKGVCPGPFCESIIRNRPRTFAEIRRRTVEHIATEGEVCEKRTSVAPTRPRAPSRAQPARVNEATTGRKNQERRRPYEARRPQTRGRAEGNRPAREGNRPLRHNFVVELKDHIVVLNIANRLRPPVKTNKVLRPHKDSWCEFHEAFGHHINNCLALGHQLDELVKNGFLKDYLAGSSTVAALAVQEEDQAHEMSIHGEVHTISDGFSGGGPTTSQRKRYVRSVNSVAEEGLDDPWESDLVHKG from the coding sequence ATGAGGACCACCAGGCCGAGTTCGACGCGCATTGAGAGTGGAGACAAgaccatgcagcaggtcatggataTGATGCAAGGCTTGCAAGAAGAAATGGCGGCATCGAAGGttgagcaggagcgcatgcaggcggatctcgcggCGTCTCAGGCGAGAAATGAAGAGATATGCCGCacgaatgaggagttgcgccgcgAGCTGCGCAACAACTCACGGCTGCGTGATGCAGATGAGCACGAATGTTTCACTCCACCAAGGGAGTTCTCTACGCCGTTCTCAGAGTCGATCCTGGAGGCggtgatccccaacacgtttGTAGGCCCTAAAGTGACTTTCGCGGGAATGGAAGATTCCGAGGCgcatctcacggcgttccacacgcagatgatgctggtaggcggctccgacgctgtaagatgcaagctctttatgagcacgttgactgggatggccatggactggttcatcagccttctgGATGGCCTTATCACCTCCTTCACACAGCTTTCACAGCTGTTCAGGGAGCAGTACCTAGCAAACAGGGCTCCACCACCAGTATCGTATGATTTgttcgacgtgaagcagtatcaaggcgaGACCTTGAAagaatacatcaatcgctttggggcccaggtggtgaaggttggcaccatAGAGGAACCCATGATCGTCTACGCGTTCAGGAAGGGGGTGTGTCCTGGGCCTTTCTGTGAGTCaatcatccgcaaccgccccCGAACTTTTgctgagataaggcgtcgcACTGTGGAACACATCGCCACTGAGGGCGAGGTATGCGAGAAGCGCACAAGTGTTGCACCCACACGCCCAAGAGCACCGTCGCGTGCACAACCCGCCAGGGTCAACGAggccacgacgggaaggaagaatcAGGAGAGGAGGCGCCCATACGAGGCGAGAAGGCCTCAGACTAGGGGTCGAGCAGAGGGAAATAGGCCGGCGAGGGAAGGAAATAGGCCGCTAAGGCACAATTTCGTGGTGGAGCTTAAAGATCATATTGTTGTGCTTAACATAGCTAACAGGCTGAGGCCACCAGTGAAGACAAATAAAGTGTTGAGACCTCACAAAGACtcgtggtgcgagttccacgaggcgtTTGGGCACCACATCAACAACTGCTTGGCACTGGGtcatcagttggatgagctggTGAAGAACGGCTTTTTGAAGGATTATTTGGCTGGGTCTTCTACGGTCGCAGCTCTGGCGGTACAAGAGGAGGATCAGGCACACGAGATGTCGATCCATGGGGAAGTCCACACCATCTCTGATGGCTTCTCAGGTGGAGGGCCCACTACCTCTCAGCGCAAGAGGTATGTGAGGTCAGTAAATTCAGTTGCTGAGGAAGGTTTGGATGACCCATGGGAGTCAGACCTTGTTCACAAAGGCTGA
- the LOC137834072 gene encoding uncharacterized protein has product MLSVDGSSNQQGSGVGIVFERPKGVLIEQALRFAFKASNNQAEYEALIVGMLLAKEMGAQSLLAKSDSQLVTGQVTREYQAKEPQMAAYLKYVQALKGAFTTFELVHVPREQNARADLLAKLASSGKGGRQRTVIQETLKTPRKFVADNRVDVLHISTTRGKSRSHRSLIQDTTRAPRVNAYAASPEEEKCVQVWALEEGDTWMTPYRRYFADGILQAEPGEGKRIKKNSTRYTLVDGVLFRHGFTHPILTCVSGDECTRIMSELHERICGSHVGGRSLASKVIRAGFYWPSVREDCVRYAQ; this is encoded by the coding sequence ATGCTTTCAGTAGATGGATCCTCCAATCAACAGGGAAGTGGTGTGGGGATAGTCTTTGAGAGGCCTAAAGgggtgttgatcgagcaagccctacgtttcgccttcaaggcaagcaacaaccaagctgAGTATGAAGCTTTGATTGTTGGAATGCttttggccaaggagatgggcgcgcaaagCCTCTTGGCGAAAAGTGACTCACAgttggtcacggggcaggtgACGAGGGAGTATCAGGCAAAAGAACCGCAGATGGCAGCATATCTGAAGTATGTCCAAGCGTTGAAGGGAGCTTTCACTacgtttgagctggtgcatgtcccaagagaacaaaatgccagagctgacctgctcgccaagctggccagctcaggcaaggggggaaggcagaggacagtcatcCAGGAAACGCTCAAAACGCCGCGAAAGTTTGTGGCAGATAATAGGGTGGATGTTCTTCATATCAGCACGACGAGAGGAAAGTcgaggagtcatcggtcgttAATTCAAGATACGACGAGGGCACCCCGTGTCAACGCTTATGCGGCCTCGCCCGAAGAAGAGAAGTGTGTGCAGGTGTGGGCCTTGGAAGAAGGGGACACGTGGATGACGCCTTATAGGCGATACTTTGCAGATGGGATTCTCCAAGCGGAGCCTGGAGAGGGAAAgaggataaagaagaactccacaAGGTACACTCTTGTTGATGGAGTGCTattcaggcatgggttcacgCACCCAATTCTGACATGTGTGAGTGGTGACGAGTGTACGAGGATCATGTCAGAGCTCCACGAGAGGATTTGTGGAAGCCATGTAGGGGGAAGATCATTAGCTTCCAAGGTGATTCGCGCAGGGTTTTATTGGCCATCGGTGAGGGAAGATTGTGTGAGATACGCCCAGtga